ATGAACAAAGCCAGTTAATAGGGAAAAAAAGAATAATACAAAGAAATAAATTTGAAGACCATGTGACAAGTTATCAAGATATTGATTTATTGCCTCCTGCAGAATTAAGAACAATGAAAGATAATCAAGCTTTATTTTTGTCTAGTAATAAATACCCTTTTATATTTGAATTTCAACCCTTTTATAAAAACAGAAAATTTTTAACTCTTTCTAAAAAAGGGGAGTATATACCATTAGAAAAACAAAAAGATATGTGTTGGAATCAATTGTTTTTGAAAAAAAATAATAAAAATAAATGAAAAGAAAAAATAAATGAAAAATCAATAGGAACTTAATATGGCTTTAAATGTTTTTGATTCTGTTTTGTTGTCCTTTGTATATGCTTTAATAACTTGGGTCTGTTTTTATTCTATTAAAAAATTACACTGGTTATTAAAAATAGTTCCTATAATATTTCTAACAAGTGTAATTGGTCATTCTCCAAGTTTTGGCGCTAGGATAATGATAATATCTTTTTTGATTATGGTAGCAAGAGAACTATATATAAAAAATAATTGTTATTTTTTATATGAAATATTTAGTAACGCAACTGATTTTTTAAAAAATAAAAAAAATAAGAGAAAAGAAGAAGAGAATTTTAATTCTGAAAGAAAATCAAACAATGAAAACATTAAAGAAGAGTTAAGCCAAGCAAAAGAAAGATTGAAAAAAGTTAGGGAAGAAGCAGACCACCAAAAAGCAAACCACCAAAAAGCAGCCAGTAAACCCCCAAGAGAAAGATTAAATATTTTTTCAGAACCATTAACTCATGCAGAGTTAAAAAAAGCTTATCGTCTAGCTTCATTAAAATGCCACCCTGACCATGTGGAACATCTCTCGGAAACCTTAAAAGAAACGGCTAATGAGGAATTTAAAAAACTTAATGAAGCTTATAATAAACTTAAAAAAGTAGCCCAGTAAGTCTGTGACTTAAAAAACTTTTAAGTCAAAAAGCTATTAAGTCAAAAAATTTTTGACTTTTTAACTCAATGCCCTATAATATATTTTATAATTTAACATATAAAAGGTTTATTATGAGAACTTTATTTTGGACGTTTAAAGGTGGTCAAGGCAAGACAACCCTTGCTGTTTCCTATGCTCTTTATTCAGACAGTTATTTTATAACTAACGATACAGAGAGTGGAACTTTAGATATTTACGGGGGCTTGTTTAGTAGTGATAAAATGGAGAGCTTAGGAAGAGGGGAAGACCTGGTTTTAAGAGAGAGAAATGAAGTTTATGACTTGGGGGGGTGGTCTGATAGTTTGGCTGAAAAAGTAGCTAGT
Above is a window of Desulfotalea psychrophila LSv54 DNA encoding:
- a CDS encoding J domain-containing protein, which translates into the protein MALNVFDSVLLSFVYALITWVCFYSIKKLHWLLKIVPIIFLTSVIGHSPSFGARIMIISFLIMVARELYIKNNCYFLYEIFSNATDFLKNKKNKRKEEENFNSERKSNNENIKEELSQAKERLKKVREEADHQKANHQKAASKPPRERLNIFSEPLTHAELKKAYRLASLKCHPDHVEHLSETLKETANEEFKKLNEAYNKLKKVAQ